A region from the Nitrospinaceae bacterium genome encodes:
- a CDS encoding 2Fe-2S iron-sulfur cluster binding domain-containing protein produces the protein MLKKIGLFTGLILFLYVTTHLLNHTLGLISLEAMEDGRDIFLLIWRNPLGTLIIYGSLLIHFALAIWALFRRRNLSMTFSEATQLIFGISLPLLLAMHVMGTRMAHEIAGTTDNYAYVLLVHWKFSNKYIAYQTVALLAAWIHGCIGIHNWLRLRPLSVWAKQSLFAAALLLPTLSLLGYTQGGRSVLVLSRNPEWMKQASTVIHWPNKDALGEITFWVEAVWVVVISGFVLALIAREIRFYIEKSRGSFRITYDDDRTVSAATGTTILDVSRHFSIPHAAVCGGRGRCSTCRVRILEGLDSLSPTSEDELHVLERIGSPPNVRLACQARPTRDIAIARLLSPQASVRDVHTRTGRHSGQEMEIAVLFSDIRSFTKFSEKKLPYDVVFVLNRYFAEMGEAIESAGGRLDKFIGDGVMALFGIDGNIEQACRQALLAARAMTRNLEKLNRSLASEIGEPLRLGIGIHTGTVIVGEMGHGNATHLTAIGDTVNTASRLESMNKEFSSQLVVSGDVAKRAGVNLSEFPGNEIDVRGRADAIHIHIITNLEDLPLEPGQK, from the coding sequence TTGCTGAAGAAAATCGGCCTTTTTACCGGCCTTATTCTTTTCCTGTACGTCACCACCCATCTACTTAATCATACCCTGGGCCTCATATCCCTCGAAGCGATGGAAGACGGACGCGATATATTCCTCCTTATTTGGAGAAACCCGCTAGGCACGTTAATTATCTATGGCTCCCTTCTGATTCATTTCGCCCTCGCAATATGGGCACTCTTTCGCCGCCGAAATCTCTCCATGACTTTTTCCGAGGCGACCCAATTAATCTTCGGCATTTCGCTCCCGCTCCTGCTGGCTATGCATGTCATGGGAACAAGGATGGCACACGAAATCGCCGGAACAACAGACAACTATGCGTATGTCCTTTTGGTCCACTGGAAATTCAGTAACAAATACATCGCTTATCAAACGGTAGCTCTTCTAGCGGCCTGGATACATGGATGCATCGGCATACACAACTGGTTGAGGCTAAGGCCGCTGTCTGTGTGGGCAAAGCAATCTTTATTCGCCGCCGCGCTTTTACTCCCTACGCTTTCCCTCCTGGGTTATACACAAGGAGGCCGATCCGTTCTGGTGCTGTCCAGGAACCCCGAATGGATGAAGCAAGCCTCGACCGTCATTCACTGGCCTAACAAGGATGCGCTTGGTGAAATCACTTTCTGGGTCGAAGCTGTATGGGTAGTTGTAATTTCCGGTTTTGTCCTCGCGCTCATCGCCCGTGAAATACGCTTTTACATCGAAAAATCGCGCGGCTCGTTTCGAATTACCTACGATGATGACCGAACTGTTTCCGCAGCAACAGGAACCACCATCCTCGACGTCAGTCGCCATTTCAGCATTCCCCATGCGGCGGTGTGCGGCGGGCGCGGAAGATGCTCCACCTGCCGAGTGCGAATCCTTGAGGGCCTCGACTCTCTTTCCCCCACAAGCGAGGATGAACTCCACGTCCTAGAGCGAATTGGGAGCCCCCCCAATGTGCGCCTCGCCTGCCAGGCCAGACCCACCAGGGATATTGCCATCGCCCGGCTCCTCTCCCCACAGGCTTCCGTCAGAGACGTTCACACGAGGACAGGTCGCCACAGCGGGCAGGAAATGGAAATCGCCGTTCTTTTCAGCGATATTCGATCTTTCACGAAGTTCTCGGAAAAAAAGCTTCCCTACGATGTTGTTTTTGTGCTTAACCGCTACTTTGCTGAAATGGGAGAAGCCATTGAATCTGCCGGTGGGCGGCTCGATAAATTCATCGGCGACGGTGTAATGGCCTTGTTCGGGATAGACGGAAATATTGAGCAGGCATGCAGGCAGGCTCTTTTGGCGGCACGCGCCATGACAAGAAACCTCGAAAAATTGAACCGATCACTCGCAAGTGAAATCGGGGAGCCACTCCGCCTTGGCATCGGCATTCACACGGGCACTGTAATTGTCGGGGAGATGGGGCATGGAAATGCCACCCACCTGACGGCCATTGGCGACACGGTAAATACCGCCAGCCGCCTTGAGTCGATGAACAAGGAATTTTCATCGCAACTTGTCGTGTCTGGCGATGTAGCAAAACGCGCGGGTGTTAATCTATCTGAATTTCCGGGAAATGAAATCGACGTACGAGGCCGCGCTGACGCCATTCATATACACATCATCACAAATCTCGAAGATTTACCTTTAGAGCCCGGCCAGAAATAA